From a region of the Oncorhynchus keta strain PuntledgeMale-10-30-2019 chromosome 13, Oket_V2, whole genome shotgun sequence genome:
- the LOC118392487 gene encoding vezatin-like isoform X1: MCQHVHPRYRPIMQNSPLFHYLQDLGHTDFEACPTVSQEDECGGGEGGTTSLQDSLSKPTGGRLWRLADALWRRSPFHQAASAHRLEQQLDCLFGQYAVQCILDQDVLLQEDVELIELLDPSLLTLGASPSGSTRRDNSLPCPRLLASPSQWDVAVLVGLAAVLLGLSSLSAGAWSLAVIPWCAAVMGWVGLRGAGLWRQGRMQRAAHAQASELQTMVLNSKALTSLARKSLRLLQETEVISRGFTLLLDRVSAASSFSRAGLGAGPRGQQLIGLRKAVYRALRSAFRASRRATCHMLKAYPLSSEIDNVTNYVSAVPLKELGMGLGKEHLTDEEAQELTDDYSLPALKVLFQLWVGQSSECFRRLALLLSPRRLEEPREDCVKGETPPPPIHRSVATVTQPLHGALAGCLGDMQRSYEFHRYFETQRRTQGSDRVGRAQQKCRELNTLHTSVRSLQLHLRALLNEMIILEDDLEKLMVTKEAVEVTVEGYQDLQERLGHLQPHMQASAGCWEDTVGQVERMLRRANTCPGTPDGPEQCLPPVPCTPAPTYTLILDRDPVPEEQELEAYVSDSEDENGWAGSVVDMLSPEERERQRREREESRRVLSELKAVLGQRASEGERRKWKQLLFNDQAAVMPIVSAETSIEFQMPSDPLDALTLVGVANPGVAEGNHLSERLNNEEEDWIRDERPLTEAEEKALTEFCCGEAEEKGEEGEGWASVPAGTSMALYQYDGLPDEGAGLNGPDLLQPRVPTITVMDRLTELHGSAALNFNSALAAQVAARSYTFANMEEQTFGDSGEEDEGEKRSLPDGQTCEKD, encoded by the exons ATGTGTCAACATGTGCACCCCCGATACCGTCCGATCATGCAA aaCTCTCCGCTCTTCCACTACCTGCAGGATCTAGGACACACAGACTTTGAGGCGTGTCCCACAGTGTCTCAGGAGGACgagtgtggaggaggagagggggggacgaCCTCCCTCCAGGACAGCCTGTCCAAACCCACA GGAGGACGTCTATGGAGATTAGCTGATGCCTTGTGGAGGCGGAGCCCGTTCCACCAGGCTGCCTCTGCCCATAGGCTGGAGCAGCAGCTG gACTGTTTGTTTGGCCAGTACGCGGTGCAGTGTATCCTGGACCAGGATGTGTTGCTCCAGGAGGATGTGGAGCTCATCGAGCTGTTAGACCCCAGCCTGCTCACCCTGGGTGCCTCGCCCTCCGGCTCAACCAGACGAGACAACTCCCTGCCCTGCCCGCGTCTCCTCGCCTCACCCTCGCAGTG ggATGTAGCAGTGCTGGTGGGCCTGGCTGCAGTGTTACTaggcctgtcctctctctctgccggGGCCTGGTCTCTGGCTGTGATCCCGTGGTGTGCTGCAGTCATGGGCTGGGTGGGGCTGCGAGGGGCGGGGCTGTGGAGACaggggaggatgcagagagcaGCACACGCCCAGGCCTCCGAGCTGCAGACCATGGTGCTGAACAGTAAGGCTCTGACCAGCCTGGCCCGCAAGTCCCTGAGACTACTACAGGAGACAGAGGTCATCTCTCGAGGGTTCACCCT TCTGCTCGACAGGGTGAGTGCGGCCAGCTCCTTTAGTAGGGCGGGGCTGGGGGCAGGGCCACGGGGGCAGCAGTTGATTGGCCTGCGGAAGGCGGTGTATCGTGCACTCCGTTCGGCCTTCAGAGCCTCCCGCCGAGCCACGTGCCACATGCTCAAAGC GTACCCCCTGAGCTCTGAGATCGACAATGTGACCAACTATGTGTCTGCGGTGCCCCTGAAGGAGCTGGGGATGGGCCTGGGGAAAGAGCACCTGACTGACGAGGAGGCACAGGAGCTCACCGATGACTACAGCCTCCCTGCCCTCAAG GTGCTGTTCCAGTTGTGGGTGGGGCAGAGCTCAGAATGTTTCCGCCGATTGGCCCTGCTGCTGTCACCACGACGACTGGAGGAGCCCAGGGAAGACTGTGTTAAAGGTGAAACCCCTCCTCCGCCCATACACCGCTCTGTTGCCACGGTGACACAGCCTCTCCACGGTGCCCTGGCCGGTTGCCTGGGCGACATGCAGCGTAGCTACGAGTTCCACCGGTACTTTGAGACGCAGCGCCGGACACAGGGCTCGGACAGGGTGGGGCGCGCTCAACAGAAATGCAGAGAGCTCAACACACTGCACACGTCTGTACGCAGCCTGCAGCTGCATCTCAGGGCCCTGCTCAACGA GATGATTATCCTGGAGGATGACCTGGAGAAGCTGATGGTGACGAAGGAGGCGGTGGAGGTGACTGTGGAGGGCTACCAGGACCTCCAGGAGCGTCTCGGCCACCTGCAGCCCCACATGCAGGCCAGCGCCGGATGCTGGGAGGACACCGTGGGCCAAGTGGAGCGCATGCTGAGGAGAGCTAACACATGCCCAG GAACTCCTGATGGTCCAGAGCAGTGTCTCCCTCCTGTGCCATGTACACCTGCCCCAACCTACACCCTCATCCTGGACAGGGACCCTGTGCCTGAGGAGCAG GAGTTGGAAGCGTACGTGTCAGACTCAGAGGATGAGAACGGGTGGGCGGGGTCGGTGGTTGACATGCTGTCTCCCGAGGAACGAGAGCGCCAGCGGCGGGAGAGGGAGGAGTCTCGGCGCGTCCTATCGGAGCTCAAAGCCGTGCTGGGCCAGCGGGCGTCCGAGGGCGAGAGGAGGAAGTGGAAACAGCTGCTCTTCAATGACCAAG CGGCGGTGATGCCTATCGTTTCCGCGGAAACTTCTATAGAATTTCAGATGCCCTCCGACCCATTGGACGCTCTGACCCTTGTGGGCGTAGCCAATCCAGGTGTCGCCGAGGGAAACCACCTATCGGAAAGGCTGAACAACGAGGAGGAAGACTGGATCAGGGACGAGCGCCCCCTCACAGAGGCAGAGGAAAAAGCACTTACAGAGTTCTGCTGTGGTGAGgcggaggaaaagggggaggagggTGAAGGTTGGGCTTCTGTCCCAGCCGGGACGAGCATGGCGCTCTACCAATACGACGGGCTGCCTGACGAGGGGGCGGGACTGAATGGGCCCGACCTATTGCAGCCCCGGGTCCCCACCATCACGGTGATGGACAGGCTGACGGAACTACACGGCTCGGCGGCGCTCAACTTTAATTCCGCCCTCGCTGCCCAGGTGGCAGCACGTTCATATACCTTCGCCAACATGGAGGAGCAGACGTTTGGAGACAGCGGagaagaggatgagggagagaagcGTTCGCTGCCTGATGGACAGACATGTGAGAAGGACTAG
- the LOC118392487 gene encoding vezatin-like isoform X2 translates to MTEEFDEDVVFENSPLFHYLQDLGHTDFEACPTVSQEDECGGGEGGTTSLQDSLSKPTGGRLWRLADALWRRSPFHQAASAHRLEQQLDCLFGQYAVQCILDQDVLLQEDVELIELLDPSLLTLGASPSGSTRRDNSLPCPRLLASPSQWDVAVLVGLAAVLLGLSSLSAGAWSLAVIPWCAAVMGWVGLRGAGLWRQGRMQRAAHAQASELQTMVLNSKALTSLARKSLRLLQETEVISRGFTLLLDRVSAASSFSRAGLGAGPRGQQLIGLRKAVYRALRSAFRASRRATCHMLKAYPLSSEIDNVTNYVSAVPLKELGMGLGKEHLTDEEAQELTDDYSLPALKVLFQLWVGQSSECFRRLALLLSPRRLEEPREDCVKGETPPPPIHRSVATVTQPLHGALAGCLGDMQRSYEFHRYFETQRRTQGSDRVGRAQQKCRELNTLHTSVRSLQLHLRALLNEMIILEDDLEKLMVTKEAVEVTVEGYQDLQERLGHLQPHMQASAGCWEDTVGQVERMLRRANTCPGTPDGPEQCLPPVPCTPAPTYTLILDRDPVPEEQELEAYVSDSEDENGWAGSVVDMLSPEERERQRREREESRRVLSELKAVLGQRASEGERRKWKQLLFNDQAAVMPIVSAETSIEFQMPSDPLDALTLVGVANPGVAEGNHLSERLNNEEEDWIRDERPLTEAEEKALTEFCCGEAEEKGEEGEGWASVPAGTSMALYQYDGLPDEGAGLNGPDLLQPRVPTITVMDRLTELHGSAALNFNSALAAQVAARSYTFANMEEQTFGDSGEEDEGEKRSLPDGQTCEKD, encoded by the exons ATGACTGAGGAGTTTGATGAAGATGTGGTATTTGAG aaCTCTCCGCTCTTCCACTACCTGCAGGATCTAGGACACACAGACTTTGAGGCGTGTCCCACAGTGTCTCAGGAGGACgagtgtggaggaggagagggggggacgaCCTCCCTCCAGGACAGCCTGTCCAAACCCACA GGAGGACGTCTATGGAGATTAGCTGATGCCTTGTGGAGGCGGAGCCCGTTCCACCAGGCTGCCTCTGCCCATAGGCTGGAGCAGCAGCTG gACTGTTTGTTTGGCCAGTACGCGGTGCAGTGTATCCTGGACCAGGATGTGTTGCTCCAGGAGGATGTGGAGCTCATCGAGCTGTTAGACCCCAGCCTGCTCACCCTGGGTGCCTCGCCCTCCGGCTCAACCAGACGAGACAACTCCCTGCCCTGCCCGCGTCTCCTCGCCTCACCCTCGCAGTG ggATGTAGCAGTGCTGGTGGGCCTGGCTGCAGTGTTACTaggcctgtcctctctctctgccggGGCCTGGTCTCTGGCTGTGATCCCGTGGTGTGCTGCAGTCATGGGCTGGGTGGGGCTGCGAGGGGCGGGGCTGTGGAGACaggggaggatgcagagagcaGCACACGCCCAGGCCTCCGAGCTGCAGACCATGGTGCTGAACAGTAAGGCTCTGACCAGCCTGGCCCGCAAGTCCCTGAGACTACTACAGGAGACAGAGGTCATCTCTCGAGGGTTCACCCT TCTGCTCGACAGGGTGAGTGCGGCCAGCTCCTTTAGTAGGGCGGGGCTGGGGGCAGGGCCACGGGGGCAGCAGTTGATTGGCCTGCGGAAGGCGGTGTATCGTGCACTCCGTTCGGCCTTCAGAGCCTCCCGCCGAGCCACGTGCCACATGCTCAAAGC GTACCCCCTGAGCTCTGAGATCGACAATGTGACCAACTATGTGTCTGCGGTGCCCCTGAAGGAGCTGGGGATGGGCCTGGGGAAAGAGCACCTGACTGACGAGGAGGCACAGGAGCTCACCGATGACTACAGCCTCCCTGCCCTCAAG GTGCTGTTCCAGTTGTGGGTGGGGCAGAGCTCAGAATGTTTCCGCCGATTGGCCCTGCTGCTGTCACCACGACGACTGGAGGAGCCCAGGGAAGACTGTGTTAAAGGTGAAACCCCTCCTCCGCCCATACACCGCTCTGTTGCCACGGTGACACAGCCTCTCCACGGTGCCCTGGCCGGTTGCCTGGGCGACATGCAGCGTAGCTACGAGTTCCACCGGTACTTTGAGACGCAGCGCCGGACACAGGGCTCGGACAGGGTGGGGCGCGCTCAACAGAAATGCAGAGAGCTCAACACACTGCACACGTCTGTACGCAGCCTGCAGCTGCATCTCAGGGCCCTGCTCAACGA GATGATTATCCTGGAGGATGACCTGGAGAAGCTGATGGTGACGAAGGAGGCGGTGGAGGTGACTGTGGAGGGCTACCAGGACCTCCAGGAGCGTCTCGGCCACCTGCAGCCCCACATGCAGGCCAGCGCCGGATGCTGGGAGGACACCGTGGGCCAAGTGGAGCGCATGCTGAGGAGAGCTAACACATGCCCAG GAACTCCTGATGGTCCAGAGCAGTGTCTCCCTCCTGTGCCATGTACACCTGCCCCAACCTACACCCTCATCCTGGACAGGGACCCTGTGCCTGAGGAGCAG GAGTTGGAAGCGTACGTGTCAGACTCAGAGGATGAGAACGGGTGGGCGGGGTCGGTGGTTGACATGCTGTCTCCCGAGGAACGAGAGCGCCAGCGGCGGGAGAGGGAGGAGTCTCGGCGCGTCCTATCGGAGCTCAAAGCCGTGCTGGGCCAGCGGGCGTCCGAGGGCGAGAGGAGGAAGTGGAAACAGCTGCTCTTCAATGACCAAG CGGCGGTGATGCCTATCGTTTCCGCGGAAACTTCTATAGAATTTCAGATGCCCTCCGACCCATTGGACGCTCTGACCCTTGTGGGCGTAGCCAATCCAGGTGTCGCCGAGGGAAACCACCTATCGGAAAGGCTGAACAACGAGGAGGAAGACTGGATCAGGGACGAGCGCCCCCTCACAGAGGCAGAGGAAAAAGCACTTACAGAGTTCTGCTGTGGTGAGgcggaggaaaagggggaggagggTGAAGGTTGGGCTTCTGTCCCAGCCGGGACGAGCATGGCGCTCTACCAATACGACGGGCTGCCTGACGAGGGGGCGGGACTGAATGGGCCCGACCTATTGCAGCCCCGGGTCCCCACCATCACGGTGATGGACAGGCTGACGGAACTACACGGCTCGGCGGCGCTCAACTTTAATTCCGCCCTCGCTGCCCAGGTGGCAGCACGTTCATATACCTTCGCCAACATGGAGGAGCAGACGTTTGGAGACAGCGGagaagaggatgagggagagaagcGTTCGCTGCCTGATGGACAGACATGTGAGAAGGACTAG
- the LOC118392487 gene encoding vezatin-like isoform X3 — MCQHVHPRYRPIMQNSPLFHYLQDLGHTDFEACPTVSQEDECGGGEGGTTSLQDSLSKPTGGRLWRLADALWRRSPFHQAASAHRLEQQLDCLFGQYAVQCILDQDVLLQEDVELIELLDPSLLTLGASPSGSTRRDNSLPCPRLLASPSQWDVAVLVGLAAVLLGLSSLSAGAWSLAVIPWCAAVMGWVGLRGAGLWRQGRMQRAAHAQASELQTMVLNSKALTSLARKSLRLLQETEVISRGFTLVSAASSFSRAGLGAGPRGQQLIGLRKAVYRALRSAFRASRRATCHMLKAYPLSSEIDNVTNYVSAVPLKELGMGLGKEHLTDEEAQELTDDYSLPALKVLFQLWVGQSSECFRRLALLLSPRRLEEPREDCVKGETPPPPIHRSVATVTQPLHGALAGCLGDMQRSYEFHRYFETQRRTQGSDRVGRAQQKCRELNTLHTSVRSLQLHLRALLNEMIILEDDLEKLMVTKEAVEVTVEGYQDLQERLGHLQPHMQASAGCWEDTVGQVERMLRRANTCPGTPDGPEQCLPPVPCTPAPTYTLILDRDPVPEEQELEAYVSDSEDENGWAGSVVDMLSPEERERQRREREESRRVLSELKAVLGQRASEGERRKWKQLLFNDQAAVMPIVSAETSIEFQMPSDPLDALTLVGVANPGVAEGNHLSERLNNEEEDWIRDERPLTEAEEKALTEFCCGEAEEKGEEGEGWASVPAGTSMALYQYDGLPDEGAGLNGPDLLQPRVPTITVMDRLTELHGSAALNFNSALAAQVAARSYTFANMEEQTFGDSGEEDEGEKRSLPDGQTCEKD; from the exons ATGTGTCAACATGTGCACCCCCGATACCGTCCGATCATGCAA aaCTCTCCGCTCTTCCACTACCTGCAGGATCTAGGACACACAGACTTTGAGGCGTGTCCCACAGTGTCTCAGGAGGACgagtgtggaggaggagagggggggacgaCCTCCCTCCAGGACAGCCTGTCCAAACCCACA GGAGGACGTCTATGGAGATTAGCTGATGCCTTGTGGAGGCGGAGCCCGTTCCACCAGGCTGCCTCTGCCCATAGGCTGGAGCAGCAGCTG gACTGTTTGTTTGGCCAGTACGCGGTGCAGTGTATCCTGGACCAGGATGTGTTGCTCCAGGAGGATGTGGAGCTCATCGAGCTGTTAGACCCCAGCCTGCTCACCCTGGGTGCCTCGCCCTCCGGCTCAACCAGACGAGACAACTCCCTGCCCTGCCCGCGTCTCCTCGCCTCACCCTCGCAGTG ggATGTAGCAGTGCTGGTGGGCCTGGCTGCAGTGTTACTaggcctgtcctctctctctgccggGGCCTGGTCTCTGGCTGTGATCCCGTGGTGTGCTGCAGTCATGGGCTGGGTGGGGCTGCGAGGGGCGGGGCTGTGGAGACaggggaggatgcagagagcaGCACACGCCCAGGCCTCCGAGCTGCAGACCATGGTGCTGAACAGTAAGGCTCTGACCAGCCTGGCCCGCAAGTCCCTGAGACTACTACAGGAGACAGAGGTCATCTCTCGAGGGTTCACCCT GGTGAGTGCGGCCAGCTCCTTTAGTAGGGCGGGGCTGGGGGCAGGGCCACGGGGGCAGCAGTTGATTGGCCTGCGGAAGGCGGTGTATCGTGCACTCCGTTCGGCCTTCAGAGCCTCCCGCCGAGCCACGTGCCACATGCTCAAAGC GTACCCCCTGAGCTCTGAGATCGACAATGTGACCAACTATGTGTCTGCGGTGCCCCTGAAGGAGCTGGGGATGGGCCTGGGGAAAGAGCACCTGACTGACGAGGAGGCACAGGAGCTCACCGATGACTACAGCCTCCCTGCCCTCAAG GTGCTGTTCCAGTTGTGGGTGGGGCAGAGCTCAGAATGTTTCCGCCGATTGGCCCTGCTGCTGTCACCACGACGACTGGAGGAGCCCAGGGAAGACTGTGTTAAAGGTGAAACCCCTCCTCCGCCCATACACCGCTCTGTTGCCACGGTGACACAGCCTCTCCACGGTGCCCTGGCCGGTTGCCTGGGCGACATGCAGCGTAGCTACGAGTTCCACCGGTACTTTGAGACGCAGCGCCGGACACAGGGCTCGGACAGGGTGGGGCGCGCTCAACAGAAATGCAGAGAGCTCAACACACTGCACACGTCTGTACGCAGCCTGCAGCTGCATCTCAGGGCCCTGCTCAACGA GATGATTATCCTGGAGGATGACCTGGAGAAGCTGATGGTGACGAAGGAGGCGGTGGAGGTGACTGTGGAGGGCTACCAGGACCTCCAGGAGCGTCTCGGCCACCTGCAGCCCCACATGCAGGCCAGCGCCGGATGCTGGGAGGACACCGTGGGCCAAGTGGAGCGCATGCTGAGGAGAGCTAACACATGCCCAG GAACTCCTGATGGTCCAGAGCAGTGTCTCCCTCCTGTGCCATGTACACCTGCCCCAACCTACACCCTCATCCTGGACAGGGACCCTGTGCCTGAGGAGCAG GAGTTGGAAGCGTACGTGTCAGACTCAGAGGATGAGAACGGGTGGGCGGGGTCGGTGGTTGACATGCTGTCTCCCGAGGAACGAGAGCGCCAGCGGCGGGAGAGGGAGGAGTCTCGGCGCGTCCTATCGGAGCTCAAAGCCGTGCTGGGCCAGCGGGCGTCCGAGGGCGAGAGGAGGAAGTGGAAACAGCTGCTCTTCAATGACCAAG CGGCGGTGATGCCTATCGTTTCCGCGGAAACTTCTATAGAATTTCAGATGCCCTCCGACCCATTGGACGCTCTGACCCTTGTGGGCGTAGCCAATCCAGGTGTCGCCGAGGGAAACCACCTATCGGAAAGGCTGAACAACGAGGAGGAAGACTGGATCAGGGACGAGCGCCCCCTCACAGAGGCAGAGGAAAAAGCACTTACAGAGTTCTGCTGTGGTGAGgcggaggaaaagggggaggagggTGAAGGTTGGGCTTCTGTCCCAGCCGGGACGAGCATGGCGCTCTACCAATACGACGGGCTGCCTGACGAGGGGGCGGGACTGAATGGGCCCGACCTATTGCAGCCCCGGGTCCCCACCATCACGGTGATGGACAGGCTGACGGAACTACACGGCTCGGCGGCGCTCAACTTTAATTCCGCCCTCGCTGCCCAGGTGGCAGCACGTTCATATACCTTCGCCAACATGGAGGAGCAGACGTTTGGAGACAGCGGagaagaggatgagggagagaagcGTTCGCTGCCTGATGGACAGACATGTGAGAAGGACTAG
- the LOC118392487 gene encoding vezatin-like isoform X4, with product MTEEFDEDVVFENSPLFHYLQDLGHTDFEACPTVSQEDECGGGEGGTTSLQDSLSKPTGGRLWRLADALWRRSPFHQAASAHRLEQQLDCLFGQYAVQCILDQDVLLQEDVELIELLDPSLLTLGASPSGSTRRDNSLPCPRLLASPSQWDVAVLVGLAAVLLGLSSLSAGAWSLAVIPWCAAVMGWVGLRGAGLWRQGRMQRAAHAQASELQTMVLNSKALTSLARKSLRLLQETEVISRGFTLVSAASSFSRAGLGAGPRGQQLIGLRKAVYRALRSAFRASRRATCHMLKAYPLSSEIDNVTNYVSAVPLKELGMGLGKEHLTDEEAQELTDDYSLPALKVLFQLWVGQSSECFRRLALLLSPRRLEEPREDCVKGETPPPPIHRSVATVTQPLHGALAGCLGDMQRSYEFHRYFETQRRTQGSDRVGRAQQKCRELNTLHTSVRSLQLHLRALLNEMIILEDDLEKLMVTKEAVEVTVEGYQDLQERLGHLQPHMQASAGCWEDTVGQVERMLRRANTCPGTPDGPEQCLPPVPCTPAPTYTLILDRDPVPEEQELEAYVSDSEDENGWAGSVVDMLSPEERERQRREREESRRVLSELKAVLGQRASEGERRKWKQLLFNDQAAVMPIVSAETSIEFQMPSDPLDALTLVGVANPGVAEGNHLSERLNNEEEDWIRDERPLTEAEEKALTEFCCGEAEEKGEEGEGWASVPAGTSMALYQYDGLPDEGAGLNGPDLLQPRVPTITVMDRLTELHGSAALNFNSALAAQVAARSYTFANMEEQTFGDSGEEDEGEKRSLPDGQTCEKD from the exons ATGACTGAGGAGTTTGATGAAGATGTGGTATTTGAG aaCTCTCCGCTCTTCCACTACCTGCAGGATCTAGGACACACAGACTTTGAGGCGTGTCCCACAGTGTCTCAGGAGGACgagtgtggaggaggagagggggggacgaCCTCCCTCCAGGACAGCCTGTCCAAACCCACA GGAGGACGTCTATGGAGATTAGCTGATGCCTTGTGGAGGCGGAGCCCGTTCCACCAGGCTGCCTCTGCCCATAGGCTGGAGCAGCAGCTG gACTGTTTGTTTGGCCAGTACGCGGTGCAGTGTATCCTGGACCAGGATGTGTTGCTCCAGGAGGATGTGGAGCTCATCGAGCTGTTAGACCCCAGCCTGCTCACCCTGGGTGCCTCGCCCTCCGGCTCAACCAGACGAGACAACTCCCTGCCCTGCCCGCGTCTCCTCGCCTCACCCTCGCAGTG ggATGTAGCAGTGCTGGTGGGCCTGGCTGCAGTGTTACTaggcctgtcctctctctctgccggGGCCTGGTCTCTGGCTGTGATCCCGTGGTGTGCTGCAGTCATGGGCTGGGTGGGGCTGCGAGGGGCGGGGCTGTGGAGACaggggaggatgcagagagcaGCACACGCCCAGGCCTCCGAGCTGCAGACCATGGTGCTGAACAGTAAGGCTCTGACCAGCCTGGCCCGCAAGTCCCTGAGACTACTACAGGAGACAGAGGTCATCTCTCGAGGGTTCACCCT GGTGAGTGCGGCCAGCTCCTTTAGTAGGGCGGGGCTGGGGGCAGGGCCACGGGGGCAGCAGTTGATTGGCCTGCGGAAGGCGGTGTATCGTGCACTCCGTTCGGCCTTCAGAGCCTCCCGCCGAGCCACGTGCCACATGCTCAAAGC GTACCCCCTGAGCTCTGAGATCGACAATGTGACCAACTATGTGTCTGCGGTGCCCCTGAAGGAGCTGGGGATGGGCCTGGGGAAAGAGCACCTGACTGACGAGGAGGCACAGGAGCTCACCGATGACTACAGCCTCCCTGCCCTCAAG GTGCTGTTCCAGTTGTGGGTGGGGCAGAGCTCAGAATGTTTCCGCCGATTGGCCCTGCTGCTGTCACCACGACGACTGGAGGAGCCCAGGGAAGACTGTGTTAAAGGTGAAACCCCTCCTCCGCCCATACACCGCTCTGTTGCCACGGTGACACAGCCTCTCCACGGTGCCCTGGCCGGTTGCCTGGGCGACATGCAGCGTAGCTACGAGTTCCACCGGTACTTTGAGACGCAGCGCCGGACACAGGGCTCGGACAGGGTGGGGCGCGCTCAACAGAAATGCAGAGAGCTCAACACACTGCACACGTCTGTACGCAGCCTGCAGCTGCATCTCAGGGCCCTGCTCAACGA GATGATTATCCTGGAGGATGACCTGGAGAAGCTGATGGTGACGAAGGAGGCGGTGGAGGTGACTGTGGAGGGCTACCAGGACCTCCAGGAGCGTCTCGGCCACCTGCAGCCCCACATGCAGGCCAGCGCCGGATGCTGGGAGGACACCGTGGGCCAAGTGGAGCGCATGCTGAGGAGAGCTAACACATGCCCAG GAACTCCTGATGGTCCAGAGCAGTGTCTCCCTCCTGTGCCATGTACACCTGCCCCAACCTACACCCTCATCCTGGACAGGGACCCTGTGCCTGAGGAGCAG GAGTTGGAAGCGTACGTGTCAGACTCAGAGGATGAGAACGGGTGGGCGGGGTCGGTGGTTGACATGCTGTCTCCCGAGGAACGAGAGCGCCAGCGGCGGGAGAGGGAGGAGTCTCGGCGCGTCCTATCGGAGCTCAAAGCCGTGCTGGGCCAGCGGGCGTCCGAGGGCGAGAGGAGGAAGTGGAAACAGCTGCTCTTCAATGACCAAG CGGCGGTGATGCCTATCGTTTCCGCGGAAACTTCTATAGAATTTCAGATGCCCTCCGACCCATTGGACGCTCTGACCCTTGTGGGCGTAGCCAATCCAGGTGTCGCCGAGGGAAACCACCTATCGGAAAGGCTGAACAACGAGGAGGAAGACTGGATCAGGGACGAGCGCCCCCTCACAGAGGCAGAGGAAAAAGCACTTACAGAGTTCTGCTGTGGTGAGgcggaggaaaagggggaggagggTGAAGGTTGGGCTTCTGTCCCAGCCGGGACGAGCATGGCGCTCTACCAATACGACGGGCTGCCTGACGAGGGGGCGGGACTGAATGGGCCCGACCTATTGCAGCCCCGGGTCCCCACCATCACGGTGATGGACAGGCTGACGGAACTACACGGCTCGGCGGCGCTCAACTTTAATTCCGCCCTCGCTGCCCAGGTGGCAGCACGTTCATATACCTTCGCCAACATGGAGGAGCAGACGTTTGGAGACAGCGGagaagaggatgagggagagaagcGTTCGCTGCCTGATGGACAGACATGTGAGAAGGACTAG